From Primulina huaijiensis isolate GDHJ02 chromosome 15, ASM1229523v2, whole genome shotgun sequence, one genomic window encodes:
- the LOC140959674 gene encoding protein BUD31 homolog 2 yields MPKVKTNRVKYPEGWELIEPTLRELQAKMREAENDPHDGKRKCEALWPIFKIAHQKSRYIFDLYIRRKEISKELYEFCLDQGYADRNLIAKWKKPGYERLCCLKCIQPRDHNFQTTCVCRVPKHLREEKVIECAHCGCRGCASGD; encoded by the exons ATGCCGAAGGTTAAGACGAACAGGGTGAAGTACCCAGAGGGTTGGGAGTTGATTGAACCTACTCTACGCGAACTGCAGGCAAAAATGAGAGAAG cgGAGAATGATCCACATGATGGTAAAAGAAAATGTGAAGCCTTGTGGCCTATATTTAAAATTGCCCACCAGAAGAGTCGATACATATTTGACCTTTATATCAGGAGGAAAGAAATTTCAAAGGAATTGTATGAGTTCTGCTTGGATCAAGGATATGCTGATCGTAATCTAATTGCAAAGTGGAAAAAG CCCGGCTATGAAAGGCTTTGTTGTTTGAAGTGTATCCAACCCCGTGATCATAACTTTCAAACTACGTGTGTCTGCCGAGTCCCAAAGCATTTACGAGAGGAGAAGGTTATAGAATGTGCGCATTGTGGCTGTAGGGGGTGCGCAAGTGGAGATTAA